Genomic segment of Truepera radiovictrix DSM 17093:
GAGCGGCACCCACCCGGGGAAGCCGCTCGCCGCGATAAACATCGCGCCGACGGTCGTCAGCAGCAGCAGGCTGATGACTTTGGGTTTGGTGAGCGTAAGGTAGTCGCGCCACGTCGCGCGCGCGGGGGCGGGGTTCACATCAGGCTCCCGTCGCCCTGGGGTTCGCGCAGGGGCGCACCGGGCGCGCGCGAGGCCAGGCGGTGCAGCTGCAGCGCGCGCGGCTCGGGCGTGTCGCCCAGGGTGTAGACCGCGAACACCGAGAGCAGCGCAAACGCCGCTACGGCGAGCCCCAGGTGCAGCACCTGCAGGGTCACGGGGGCGAGCAGGGCGAGGTTAAGGGTACCCACGAGCAGCTGCACCACGTAGACGCCGAGCAGGGTCTGCGCGGTGCGTTTAGCGCGCGCCACCGGTTTGAGCCACCAGGAGAGCCCCAGGCTCAAAAAGAGGTAGAGCCCCACCGAGATGGCAATGAGCGGGTGCAGGATGCGCAGCCGGATCAGCAGGTGCGACGTGGGGTCGAAGTCGGCGGCGATGCCCGCGGCGAGGCTTTCGGAGGGGAAGATGGTGTTGCCCATCGCCGCGATGCCCCCCGAGAACATCAGCACGAGCATCCCCACAAGGCCCACTGCGAGCACGGTCGTTACGAGCGGTTGCGCGCCCGCGCGCACGGGGCCCGGCGCCCTCGGCAGGGCGTAGACCAGCGCGGCGCAGAGGGCGCCGACGAGGAGCAGCGAGTTGACGAGGTGCGTCGCGACCATCAACCCGCGCCCGACGGTCGCGTTGTCCCCCGTCAGGCCGAGCAGCACGGTCGCAGCGCCCAGAAGGGCCTCGACGATGAGGAAGAAAAAGGCGAGCGACGCCCAGGTAAAGAGCGGCGGGTTCTCCCGCTGAAAGCGCCACGCCCGCACGAGCAGCCACAGACCCAACAGGAGCGCAGCTAGCGACAGCAGGCGGTGGGAAAACTCGATGAGCGTCTCTACGCTCGGGGCGAGCGGCACCACCTCGCCGTTACAGAGCGGCCAGTGGCGGCCGCAACCGGCGCCCGAACCCGTCGCGCGCACCACGGCGCCCTGCAAGATCACAATCGCGTTGACGACGACGGTCAGCCACGCGAGCGCTGGCGTTGACAGTTTCAGCATCCTCTTCCGCCCTTCCTGGCCACTCCCCTTGTGCGGTGAATCGGTTGGTCGATACATACCATGGTTTGCTCGAGGACCTTCTTGCGCA
This window contains:
- a CDS encoding COX15/CtaA family protein; translation: MLKLSTPALAWLTVVVNAIVILQGAVVRATGSGAGCGRHWPLCNGEVVPLAPSVETLIEFSHRLLSLAALLLGLWLLVRAWRFQRENPPLFTWASLAFFFLIVEALLGAATVLLGLTGDNATVGRGLMVATHLVNSLLLVGALCAALVYALPRAPGPVRAGAQPLVTTVLAVGLVGMLVLMFSGGIAAMGNTIFPSESLAAGIAADFDPTSHLLIRLRILHPLIAISVGLYLFLSLGLSWWLKPVARAKRTAQTLLGVYVVQLLVGTLNLALLAPVTLQVLHLGLAVAAFALLSVFAVYTLGDTPEPRALQLHRLASRAPGAPLREPQGDGSLM